A window from Spiroplasma endosymbiont of Aspidapion aeneum encodes these proteins:
- a CDS encoding 3-keto-L-gulonate-6-phosphate decarboxylase UlaD yields the protein MNKPLLQIAMDNLELTSALSILEDVGEIVDIIEVGTILLLAEGKKSISIIKEKYKNKLILGDAKIADAGNILAKMLFEQKADIITIICCADIATIQGVINETKKFNKELQIELTGYWTFEQAIEWKKIGVEQVVYHRSRDSQASGRTWQKSDIKKIKKLCDLGFKVTITGGVEISDLDLFKHLPIYIIIAGRAIRNSKNPRQAALLFQEALEEKWKS from the coding sequence ATGAATAAACCATTATTACAAATAGCTATGGACAATCTAGAATTAACGTCAGCGCTTTCTATATTAGAGGATGTAGGAGAAATTGTTGATATAATTGAGGTTGGGACAATCTTATTATTAGCAGAAGGAAAAAAAAGCATTAGTATAATTAAAGAAAAATATAAAAATAAACTTATACTTGGAGATGCTAAAATTGCAGACGCTGGAAACATTTTGGCAAAAATGTTATTTGAACAAAAAGCAGATATTATTACAATTATTTGTTGTGCAGATATAGCTACAATTCAAGGTGTAATTAATGAAACAAAAAAATTCAATAAAGAATTACAAATAGAGTTAACTGGATATTGAACGTTTGAACAAGCAATTGAATGAAAAAAAATAGGTGTTGAACAAGTTGTTTATCACCGTTCTCGAGATTCACAAGCAAGTGGCCGAACATGACAAAAGTCAGATATTAAAAAAATAAAAAAACTTTGTGACCTTGGGTTCAAGGTCACTATAACTGGTGGAGTTGAAATTAGTGATCTTGATTTATTTAAGCATCTTCCAATATATATAATAATTGCTGGAAGAGCTATAAGAAATAGTAAAAACCCAAGACAAGCAGCACTATTATTTCAGGAGGCTTTAGAAGAAAAATGAAAATCTTAA
- a CDS encoding PTS sugar transporter subunit IIA: MNDSNIDFLNYLIENDTIKVKIKANDWQDAINKCFEKLLKNNVVNNAYISEIISSTIKLGPYYIICPNVAMPHANPKFGSFGNAFSLITLDEPVFFDDKPINILIGFSAKNDKNHLEIALPQICAVFENTNIVNQICKANNKKEIINIINKIDYKKYLR; this comes from the coding sequence ATGAATGATTCAAACATTGACTTTTTAAATTATTTAATTGAAAATGATACCATTAAAGTAAAAATAAAAGCAAATGATTGACAAGATGCAATTAATAAGTGTTTTGAAAAACTATTAAAAAATAATGTCGTTAATAATGCTTATATTAGTGAAATAATTTCAAGCACCATAAAACTTGGCCCATATTATATTATTTGTCCAAATGTTGCAATGCCTCATGCAAACCCAAAATTTGGTTCCTTTGGTAATGCTTTTAGTCTAATAACATTAGATGAACCAGTATTTTTTGATGATAAACCAATAAATATTTTAATTGGATTTAGTGCTAAAAACGATAAAAATCACCTTGAAATTGCTTTACCACAAATTTGTGCCGTCTTTGAAAATACAAATATTGTAAATCAAATATGCAAAGCAAATAACAAAAAAGAAATAATAAATATTATCAATAAAATTGACTATAAAAAATATTTAAGATAG
- a CDS encoding L-ribulose-5-phosphate 3-epimerase → MKILKNNLFGIYEKALPPGDLEEKIIYASNAKFDFLEMSIDESDKRLMRLNMDDKYIEKILSICKNNNIFIRSICFSAQRRYPLGSHNENIRKQSIEMLKQCILLAFKLNIRIIQIAGYDVFYEEKDDNTKKWFIEGLNEGLWFANIYGVNLSIEIMDDPFINSITKYLELKKRCQSPWLSVYPDLGNLSAWNKKNTIIELEKGFGEIVALHIKDTLEVKDDFKGKFKNVNFGEGCVDFKKIFKYLKDKKYSGSFLIEAWYEDFPDPTNNLDKSKKFITDIFRETGWELC, encoded by the coding sequence ATGAAAATCTTAAAAAATAACTTATTTGGTATTTATGAAAAAGCATTACCTCCTGGTGATTTAGAGGAAAAGATAATATATGCAAGTAATGCTAAATTTGATTTTTTAGAAATGTCAATCGATGAAAGTGACAAAAGATTAATGAGATTAAATATGGATGATAAATATATAGAAAAAATATTATCAATTTGTAAAAATAATAATATCTTCATTAGATCAATTTGTTTTTCCGCACAGAGAAGATATCCTCTAGGAAGTCACAACGAAAATATAAGAAAGCAATCAATAGAAATGTTAAAACAGTGTATCCTATTAGCTTTCAAATTAAATATCAGAATAATTCAAATAGCGGGTTATGATGTTTTTTACGAGGAAAAAGATGATAATACCAAAAAATGATTTATTGAAGGATTAAACGAGGGGCTTTGATTTGCAAATATTTATGGAGTAAATTTATCTATTGAGATAATGGACGACCCATTTATAAATTCTATTACAAAATACTTAGAGTTAAAAAAACGTTGTCAAAGTCCATGACTTAGTGTTTATCCTGATCTGGGAAATCTATCTGCTTGAAACAAAAAAAACACAATCATAGAACTTGAAAAAGGCTTTGGAGAAATAGTTGCACTTCACATCAAAGACACGCTAGAAGTAAAAGATGATTTTAAAGGAAAATTTAAAAATGTAAATTTTGGAGAAGGATGTGTAGATTTTAAAAAAATATTTAAGTATTTAAAAGATAAAAAATATAGTGGATCTTTTTTGATTGAGGCTTGATATGAAGACTTTCCAGACCCAACCAATAACTTAGATAAAAGTAAAAAGTTTATCACAGACATATTTAGAGAGACTGGGTGAGAATTATGTTAG
- a CDS encoding PTS sugar transporter subunit IIB, translating into MIKILCACGNGMGSSMLIKIKVENIVKELGFNASVDTASISEAKSIVNGYDIVLCSTYLVSDLTHTKAKIIGLDNLLDGDAIKKALKDIF; encoded by the coding sequence ATGATAAAAATATTATGTGCATGTGGTAATGGAATGGGAAGCTCAATGTTAATAAAAATAAAAGTTGAAAACATTGTCAAAGAACTTGGCTTTAATGCAAGCGTAGATACAGCATCAATTTCTGAAGCTAAAAGTATTGTTAATGGATATGATATAGTACTGTGTTCTACTTATCTAGTGTCTGATTTAACACATACAAAAGCAAAAATAATTGGTCTTGATAATTTATTAGATGGTGATGCTATAAAAAAAGCTTTAAAGGATATATTTTAA
- the araD gene encoding L-ribulose-5-phosphate 4-epimerase AraD — MLEKLKKEVYNANMLLPKMGLVTFTWGNVSGIDRKNNLVVIKPSGVEYDKLTPEDMVVVDFNGNKIDSKLNPSTDTPTHIYLYKKYLELAGICHTHSIYATSWCQAGIDLPTHGTTHADNFYGDIPCTKHLLEEQFVNYEHETGVIIYETLIKRNLNPKIMPAILCNNHGPFTFGDSPGKSVEIAKVLEIVAQMTFQSYLINKNNNQINQTLLDKHYLRKHGKKSYYGQK; from the coding sequence ATGTTAGAAAAACTTAAAAAAGAAGTATATAATGCAAATATGCTTTTGCCTAAAATGGGGCTTGTTACATTTACTTGAGGTAATGTTTCTGGTATTGACAGAAAAAATAATTTGGTTGTTATTAAACCGAGTGGTGTAGAGTATGACAAATTAACCCCTGAAGATATGGTTGTTGTTGATTTTAATGGTAATAAGATTGATTCTAAACTAAACCCATCCACAGATACACCAACACATATTTATTTGTACAAGAAATATTTAGAATTGGCAGGAATATGTCACACACATTCAATTTATGCAACAAGTTGATGCCAAGCTGGAATAGACTTACCAACCCACGGAACAACACACGCTGACAATTTTTATGGAGATATACCATGTACAAAGCATTTATTAGAAGAGCAATTTGTAAATTATGAACACGAAACAGGTGTAATTATCTATGAGACCCTAATAAAAAGAAACTTAAATCCTAAGATAATGCCTGCTATTCTTTGTAATAATCATGGGCCTTTTACATTTGGAGATTCTCCGGGTAAATCCGTTGAAATTGCCAAAGTTTTAGAAATTGTTGCCCAAATGACATTTCAATCCTATCTTATAAATAAAAATAATAACCAAATAAATCAAACTCTCTTGGATAAACATTACCTTCGAAAACATGGTAAAAAATCTTATTATGGTCAAAAATAG